The proteins below come from a single Bactrocera dorsalis isolate Fly_Bdor chromosome 5, ASM2337382v1, whole genome shotgun sequence genomic window:
- the LOC105225966 gene encoding uncharacterized protein LOC105225966 gives MSKIFYTLAAVGLLATLGCAEPPRSRLRFPGPANNRPLPFLARQESVPSVPVDAAPYPPAGLKPEPAFELPEPTYSPPELTYGPPEETPDQIYGPPDQTYGPPDQTYGPPDQTYGPPDQTYGPPDETYGPPAEEPLAEPAPSYGPPPAVPAPTYGPPGTPADEYGPPPPAVADVPQTASIIDPRAVFPQTVFTLPRVERLVAFRPRGRPAPAKLRRPAPRPKPAKLTRPRPQRLTQAQIQPAKLILHIHH, from the coding sequence AtgtcgaaaatattttacacactGGCCGCCGTTGGCTTATTGGCCACACTGGGCTGCGCTGAACCGCCACGTTCTCGTTTGCGTTTTCCCGGACCGGCTAATAACCGTCCACTGCCATTTTTAGCACGACAAGAATCAGTACCATCAGTGCCAGTAGACGCAGCTCCTTATCCACCAGCAGGTTTGAAACCAGAACCCGCCTTTGAGTTACCAGAGCCCACTTATAGTCCTCCAGAACTCACATATGGGCCACCTGAAGAAACACCAGACCAAATATACGGACCACCCGACCAAACATACGGACCACCAGATCAAACATACGGACCACCCGACCAAACATACGGTCCACCCGACCAAACATACGGCCCCCCTGATGAAACCTATGGACCACCTGCTGAAGAGCCTCTAGCTGAGCCTGCACCATCTTATGGACCACCACCAGCTGTGCCCGCACCAACGTACGGTCCACCCGGTACACCGGCTGATGAGTATGGACCACCACCACCAGCCGTAGCTGATGTACCACAAACTGCTTCGATCATTGATCCTCGTGCTGTCTTCCCACAAACTGTCTTCACGCTGCCACGTGTTGAACGTTTAGTGGCTTTCCGTCCAAGAGGGCGTCCAGCCCCAGCTAAGCTACGCCGTCCGGCCCCGCGTCCAAAGCCGGCAAAATTAACCCGTCCTCGACCACAACGTCTAACACAAGCCCAAATACAGCCAGCTAAACTAATTTTACACATTCATCactaa
- the LOC105225964 gene encoding serrate RNA effector molecule homolog, with protein MDINHRLIEAVRQCPLLYKNNASLSDRRCGWQQIAQQMKMQEALLKTRWHFLREHYKRNANADNTLESNQFPYKKEMDFLLPYLRPPPREEEQNEEVFLPEGVIKPEFVITEKDLENDSGNEEYVFLEVETLGPEYETTNVVTQQISANELKKELQQELEQQHDEYESEELTHIEMEVHVKEEEIEDKPTYNVQRVEQDPIKEDAEATCNRNGAKEDEAVRNQIQEASEEKRENKVEVREGDSSSDNVTNNSDRSEDAIFGELVSAMLKEMPAEKKRIVKRDIMNLLLT; from the exons atggataTAAATCATCGACTTATAGAGGCCGTAAGACAATGTcctttgctttacaaaaacaatgccTCATTATCGGATCGTAGATGTGGTTGGCAACAAATTGCCCAACAAATGAAAATGCAAG AGGCACTTTTGAAGACTCGTTGGCACTTTTTACGAGAGCATTACAAACGCAATGCTAACGCAGATAATACACTGGAGTCTAATcagtttccatacaaaaaagAGATGGACTTTCTATTGCCATATTTGCGTCCACCACCCAGGGAAGAAGAGCAAAATGAAGAAGTATTTCTGCCAGAAGGCGTAATAAAGCCAGAATTCGTTATAACTGAAAAGGATTTGGAGAACGATAGCGGCAATGAGgaatatgtatttttagaaGTAGAGACGCTCGGGCCGGAATATGAAACAACTAATGTAGTAACACAACAAATAAGTGCAAACGAACTTAAAAAAGAACTACAACAAGAGCTGGAACAACAGCATGACGAATATGAAAGCGAGGAACTTACACATATTGAAATGGAAGTGCACGTGAAGGAGGAAGAAATTGAGGATAAACCGACCTACAATGTCCAACGAGTGGAACAAGACCCCATAAAAGAAGACGCAGAAGCTACTTGCAATAGGAATGGTGCCAAGGAGGACGAAGCCGTGCGCAATCAAATACAAGAGGCTTCCGAAGAAAAACGAGAGAACAAAGTAGAAGTACGGGAGGGCGATAGCAGCAGTGACAACGTAACAAATAACAGCGATCGCAGCGAAGATGCTATTTTCGGTGAATTGGTATCGGCAATGTTAAAGGAAATGCCAGCAGAAAAGAAACGTATCGTTAAGCGTGACATTATGAATTTGCTGCTCACATAA
- the LOC105225965 gene encoding uncharacterized protein LOC105225965: MSQLTLRKSFFESLWPLILSDNVCDTHLKHRCSYYYPDTFFGNIWLHGYLAERGFKNYQPPTVIRCCFDEGKGKLLLCESSEDNATDLERSKKPSGIKADELSNQSQDEEDTLYSYKKLNIPVPLEQQIATFNNSFDTRRKLAHSFINRQYPWYMQWPEYLTPYKLTDVARQDFNSKLKQAIIQDMITFNCKLMIIDLAKQVCLHVLFDWLNFTRFAFVIVLARSEDAVKQIKLMGQNLSAVMVVENMEFSWHEQLTESLRVGVTHATALGVFENCAKPFIYVFGRKRHCCKLNVHRVLRKTN; the protein is encoded by the coding sequence ATGTCGCAATTAACCTTGCGCAAGTCATTTTTCGAAAGCCTATGGCCATTAATACTCTCCGACAATGTTTGCGATACGCATTTAAAGCACAGGTGCTCTTATTATTATCCAGACACATTTTTCGGCAATATCTGGCTGCATGGCTACCTCGCGGAACGCggtttcaaaaattatcaaCCACCAACAGTGATTCGTTGCTGCTTCGACGAAGGCAAAGGCAAGCTATTGCTGTGTGAGTCGTCCGAGGACAATGCCACTGACTTGGAaaggtccaagaaaccaagtgGCATAAAGGCAGATGAGCTTTCCAACCAATCGCAGGACGAGGAGGACACATTGTATAGCTACAAGAAATTAAATATCCCTGTGCCTTTGGAACAACAAATTGCGACGTTTAACAACTCGTTCGATACGCGGCGCAAGCTGGCGCATAGTTTCATCAATCGCCAGTACCCTTGGTATATGCAATGGCCTGAATACCTGACGCCCTATAAGCTTACCGATGTGGCGCGACAAGATTTCAATAGCAAGCTCAAACAGGCTATCATACAGGATATGATTACCTTCAACTGCAAGTTAATGATAATCGATTTGGCCAAGCAGGTGTGTCTGCATGTGTTGTTCGATTGGTTAAATTTCACgcgctttgcttttgttattgtgctgGCGCGTAGCGAGGATGCTGTAAAGCAGATCAAATTGATGGGACAAAACTTGAGCGCCGTGATGGTGGTGGAAAATATGGAATTTTCATGGCATGAGCAATTGACAGAGTCGTTGCGCGTAGGTGTGACGCATGCCACAGCACTTGGGGTTTTCGAAAACTGTGCAAAACCGTTTATATACGTTTTCGGACGTAAACGGCACTGTTGCAAATTAAATGTGCATCGTGTGCTGCGAAAGACTAATTAG